tgaaacaacaaaaaatgatgACGTTGCCACCTTTAGACATCCCTACCTTCAGTGGTGATCCTCTAGATTACAATACATTTGTAAGCGCCTTTGAGCACGGAGTATTGTGCTGCTGGTTTGAAGCCTTCAGTGCTTCTGCATGTCTGACCCTCTGTGTGCAGCAGTATGGTTTCCTCCACAGCTCCACCTTACAAACCACCGTAGAGATGTTCCACACCTGgtttcctctgcacatgtcagcAGTGTGTCCACATCTCTGACACCTCAAAGGGGGCGGAGCATAAACTCTTACACTGAAACTCGAGCCTATCATCATGGAGCACTTTAAACTCCTATAAAACAGACGTACTGTCCACTTTTTCTCCACTCCTGAAAGTCATCTTATTCCTGTCACGTCTCCTCCTCGAATCCCTTTCTCAAGTTCTTCTCCCAGAGGAGTTGAAAtctgtcctcctgctcctctttCCTCCCCAACAGTCTTCCTCTGCAGTACTTCTCTCTTACACACCACTCGTAGTTTTAGAGCTTTGTCTGTTTGtagagcagtggttcccaaactttttttgctggccccccctttgttttacgagaaaaatgttcgcgccccccacCACCTAAAGAGCTAACaactccaaaatgtcaggagtagttagttattacaagaagtgtttgtgaactaaaaatcaagaatgtgggatactgtttgccAGGTGTCCACAGGTGTGACGCCCCTCTCTCACCTGGCCTGTTTCAACACGGGTGTACCTGATAAAGCGTCCTGTCAGTGGACCTGAAAGAAAAATTAAGAAACAAAAGCATGAgcgaagcagcagcagagcggAAACCTGCCACACTGCACCACCTGCACTCACCTGTCTTACCTCACCTGAGTCACACACAGGTGACACAGGCTGTTTGTCCAATCAGATTCTTcctcctgcagcagcttcagtttGACGTTGGTCACGTTGttaatgatgatgtcacacttgctgtttatttgtttgtatttgtgtgtgtatgtgtgtgtgcatgtgtgtgtgtctgtatgagtGTGAGATTCTGCAGATAAGTGCTTGATGGTgcaccggtgaacatccagggagtggacattgagatagtggactcttataggtacctgggtgttcacctgaataataaactggactggagccacaacactgatgctcttaacaggaagggtcagagcagactctacctgctgaggcggctgaggtcatttggagtacagggagcgcttttaaagaccttctatgactctgtggtggcatctgtcactttttacagtgtggtatgttggagcagcggtttatcggcagctgagaggaagaggttggataaactcatcaggaaggccagctctgttctgggatgcaccctggacccagtgcaggtggtgggagacagaaggactctggccaaaataacatctctgatggacagagtctcccaccccatgcatgtaaatgttgctgaactgcagagctgcttcagtgacagactgctgcatcctcgatgcatgaaggagcgtttccgcaggtccttcctccctgcagctgtcagactgtacaatcagaactgctcccaacaaacacagatgtttacatcagcgctGTAACAACTTCTACTGTTATAACTTGCACATTACTTTTCTCAGCTTATATATACACTAACTTATTGAAAGTTACAtgtttactttttaatgcacaggTACAATAAACAATCTGCACTTTTctaattattctaaatattcttaactatttaaacatctttcagtatCCTGCTATGTTTGCACACTATGTGTACGCTAATTTAAACAACTGTACTGTACTCTGCTCTGGTAactattgtccatgatgtaaatatgtaaaaattgtgtttctgttctctgtcctgttctgtttgtatatgtgtggtttttttgctgctgatacaaccaaatttccccttgtgggacaattaaaggattattctattctattctattctattgatAATCACGTCaatggaggtgtgtgtgtgtatgtgtgtgtgttgttgttgtaaccTTTTCCCACCAGCGCTGTGGAGTTCCTGCTGTTCAGATCCAGTTAAAATCAAATCACTCATAATGATTCTTAGAACAGTTTATTAAACGGTCATatgaacagcagcacatttacagcagaaataacacagagaaaacaaaccaaagcaaAGCAACCCCAGGGTGTAGAGCCTTAACGCACAAACAGTAACACTATTAACACTTCCAAAATGATTCCTGTGTGTGCGTCTTCAGCTGTTTTGTTCTTGCTAAATTTGTTAAcatcttttttcttcaaaaatgtCTCTGCTCTTCTGGTTTATGACCTCCAATAGCTACTAAATATCAGAGCCACTTATGCTAGCTTTGAACTGCAGTTGTTTGAAATCCAGCCGTCCACTCCAATGCTCTGTGCTGTACTCACCACTGAAATACAGTAAGAATTGTATCCAAGACTCCTTTGAATTCTTGGCAGGAATTATGCCAAGGtatgatatttttttaattgtaggGGATTTTAACATTCCCAGTTGCTGCTTAAGTACACCGCTGCCTAATGACTTCTTAAATCTTAAAAAACATAACCTGGATCCAGCATTTTAATCCAACTACAGACCAGTTTCTAAATTGCCCTTTCTTTCTAAAGTCCTTGACAAAGTTGTCCTTCTTCAGCTCCAGACCTTTCTAGATAAAAATGGCGTTAGTaattcagtctggttttaaaatgcacaacagcactgaaactgctcttttaaaagtttttaatgaccTTTTAACTTTTACTGACTTGGGAGATTCAGCCATTGTCATACTATCAGACCTCAGTGCTGCCTTTGATACCATCATGGGATTCTTATCTCTCGGCTTGAGCGCTGTGCCGGAATCAAAGGGACTGCACTGGAGTGGTTAAAATCTGACCTGTCATACCAAAGTTTTTCTGTTAGATTGGGGGATACATCATCCTCAAAAGCCTCACTGTCTTGTGGGGTCTCCCAGGGGTCCATTCTTGGTCCAGTTCTCTTTTCTATTTACATGGTCCCTATGgattcaatttttaaaaaacatggcaTCTCATTCCATTGTTATGCAGACAACTCACAGATTTACCTGCCACTGAAACATAAATCTGTGAGTCCTCTGAAGGTTTTGCTAGATTGTTTGGATGATGTTAAGCCATGGATGGCTTTAAACTTCCTTAACctaaatgaacagaaaacagaggTGATTGTGTTTGGTCCCTGTGACCACTGTGACTTTGGCCCTTTagaaatttataaaaaaaaaaaccctttgcgAGGATCCTAGCGATTTTTGATTCCAATCTAACGTTTGATAAACAGATTAATGCTGTAATCAagtccagtttctttcatcttcagcTACTTGCTAAAGTGAagccatttctctgttttaGAGACTCTGAGGGAGCTATCAATGCCTTCATTTCATCTTGCCTCGACTACTGTAATAGTCTTTACTCTGGTGTTAGTCTTTCATCAGTTAGCCGTCAGCTGGTCCAAAACGCTGCAGCATGGTTACTAACTGGCACACTCAAACGAGACCACATATCCCCCACACTGGCATCATTACAGTGGCTGCCAGTTAGTTTCAGAAttaattttaagattttattatttgttttgaaGGCATTGCACGGGTTAGCACCCTCATACATTTGTGATCTTTTACATTGGAAAACTCCTGCAAGATCACTGAGGTTTGCGGGCCAAAGCTGTCCCGAGGTCCAGATTAAAGCACAGAGGAGAGCGTGGCCTTTGCTGTGACCGCCCCTTCACATCAGGACCTCCCAACATTGGACACTTTCATAACCCGTCTGAAAATCCACTTTTATTCCTtggcttttaaatcagaatgagtttctattacttttatttgtcttatttcttaGTCAAATTATCTAATTTTATGAACCTTTTTCTTAACTCTTATTATATCTCcctatgtttttatttcttttaattatcTTAATTGTACAGCACCTTAGTCAGcggttgttgttttaaatgtgctaattAACAAAATTTGACTTTGACAAAGTGAGTCTGAAAGTCTGCAAGATGGCAGTTAACagttaagtgtgtgtgtgtgtaaatcatTAATAACACACACCTTCATTTTTTTATGGTGGGAGCAAAAAAACGGGTTAACTTAGCAAGGTGATCACCagtgtgacctctgaccccaaACACTAGTGtaacctcacacacacacacacacacacacacgttgttTTCTAATCTGGAATCAATGAGGTGAGCCTGCTGCGTTTAAATGAACCTTTTGTGTTGTGGTTTAATTACATATCATGATTCATATGTTGTGCTGTAAGCAGAGGCCCAGGGCCCACTCACAGGTACCTGTGACAGGTGTTACACAGAGAACACACAACAGCTCCTGTGATTACAAATCACTGTCTTTGAGCTGCTTTTTATCCTCGGATTAAAATCTTTCAGAGAAActcttttcctttgttttctcataaaagaggaaaagaggatgatgatgaaatgGTCAGAGAGgataacaaaatatataaatgataaaaacatcaaataaaactgAGCTTTCTCAGTTTGGATGTCTGATTTGTtcagttaaacacacacacacacacacgtctctCACAGGCGCTGTTGTTATTTtctactgttgttgttgtgtttctgtATCTGGGCTCTCAGCTCACGGCACATCTCTTTGTACTCTGACGTGTTCTTTGAGTACAGGTTTCCACCCTTCAGCCAGTCCATGATGCTGTGCCTCTCCTCCTCGTTCAGGACTCCTTTCTTGTAGTAACCTTCCACCAGCAGCTTGTCTCCAACATCGTGGTAGCGCTTTGTTGCGTCTCTGGACATATTTGAGATGTTCAGTGAGAGGATTCCTGCAGAGTTCACACAGCGAGCAGAGAGAGGCGGGGTTTACTCACTGAACAGGAAACGGTGACGCATTGCACCATATCTGTTACTGTGACCACTGAGGCGAGGACACTCATTAACACACAAATATCTATTTTCCTTACAAACCACAGTGTGAGTCCGTGTGCTTGTACAGTGAggtttgtgtatttgttgattagCTTATGTGATCCTTCTACATGGTTCTTCACGTGTTCCTGTACTAATAATTAATAACATGTGTGTGGCTGTGAAACCAGTGTAACCAGCACCACAGTGACTCTGTGCATTAAACTGCTGAAAGACTTTGACCGTTTCATCATTTCATGAAAAACACGAGTTCATTTTTACAGACAGATGTTTCTTCCTCATCTTTGCTCATTGTCTCATCAGTAACCTGGTATGTAACAGCACATAGTACTTCTATCTCTAAAGGTTTGTTTGCAGCGTACCTGCATCCTCTCTGAGAGAATTGGATGTAACTGGATTGGCTGCCAGCAGCGACATCTTCACCAGTTTTTCCCCATCTCCAGAAATAAGAATCTCCTCAAGCTTCTCGCTGGAACAGAAGCACGTTAGCTATCCAAAGAAAACTCTGAATTTAGCTCCAGGATGAACAGATTTGTTCTCACCTGATTATACGAGACTCTTTTCTGTTGCGCCAGGTCAGGCCTGCCTCATGGTGCGATTTCAGAACCTCTCTGCACAGCCCGCGGTCTCCGTTTTTATCCAACAGTGCATAAAGATGgggacttttgtttttcaggttcTCTCTTAACTTTACGTTCTCAGGATCCTGCAACGTTTTAAGGGCATTCTGAAAGACACATTTAGGTGGGACATGGTCTGCTTCCACCGCCAACCTGTTTTCACCACATTCTCTTTGGTTTGAGGTTTCCACCCGGATTTTGTACACACTGTTGGCAAGAAACACATTCAGAATACAATTTAATGTGTGTTACCATTAAATGTGAAGTTCGATCAGCTGGTCGTCGTGGTCACACACTAAATACTTACTCAGCGTGCGTTCCAACCAAACCCAGACGTCGTTCTTGGATATCTCGTAATTCCTCTGGACTCAAACCTTTCTTGCTCATGTCAACCAAGATGGCGTTGAAATCGTCTATGGCTTTTCTTCGCGCCTTTCGATCTCCTCCACATATATAATATCTTCCAGGAGAATTATAGGTTTCTTCATATCCTTTCTGCAGCTTCAGAGCTCCTACGTATTTGGGTAGGTTTTGCTGAAGCTGAGTGGAGATAAAACATGACATAAGATGAGTTACCTAATTGCTTCCAACATCTCTTGTGCAGACTTTGAATAACACAAAGGCTGCACCTTCTGTAAAAAGGTAAAATGTTGATTGGGTCCATAATCGCACAGACCTCCAGAGGCCAAGTCAGGGCGGGTTAAGCAAGTAAAGGCAGCCACAGAGATCGTGTTTGATGAGTCCAAGACGGCTCAAGACGAATTAGAGTTTTGTGTTTCCCAGTTTGCAATTTCTGAGAAAAAACCTTGCGTTTACTTGCATATGCAATCAGTGACTTAGTGTTGCACTAGCCAGCCATAAAGGGTGAGACTGGCCTTAGTGTTTTCCCATTTGAACGAGCTAAATCAGATCATTGTGCACCACCTCTGGTTTGTACAAAAGCCAAGCTAGTTACTAAGGAGTCTGTTAAATCTGCTCCTGAGCTTGTACTCCCAGCGACTTTTTcactcaattcagttttatttacacatcgccaaatcacaacaacagtcgcctcaaggcgctttatattgtacagtagacccaacaataatacatacagagaaaaacccaacaatcatatgaccccctatgagcaagcactttgatgacagtgggaaggaaaaactcccttttaacaggaagaaacctccggcagaaccaggctcagggagggttAGCGTCAGAAAAGCGTCGCTTTTCTTtcaaagctccttagactacaatgacctggatgactgagaaccttcacagacatactgaCATATTCATCCCTTCCACCTCCCTCCCTCTCAAACTGTCTTATTGAGATTAGATCCTGGTTCTCCTCCAGTTTTCTCAaacttaacagtaataaaactgaagttttacttGTTGGTACAGCCTCTATCGTAACCAAATCCCACAGTTTCTCCATTAACATTGAAAATTCTCCCACCCTTCACTCCCCTTAGGTAAAGACTTTGGGTGTCATACTTGATAATACTCTCTCATTCCAATCTCACGTTAATTACATAACCCTGCATACTTCCACTTACGTAATATTAACCGACTCCGTCCCTTCCTTCCTCCCCATGCTGCTGCCATCCTCGTCCACAGTCT
The sequence above is a segment of the Oreochromis aureus strain Israel breed Guangdong linkage group 3, ZZ_aureus, whole genome shotgun sequence genome. Coding sequences within it:
- the LOC116309306 gene encoding uncharacterized protein LOC116309306, whose product is MTDFMRRGFFSKITKRIRGEQSPCSGHFEILRPDGTVIPVNSEDQNCLFHAVAQATCKNPGDVGKEAQILREQVRNNLQQNLPKYVGALKLQKGYEETYNSPGRYYICGGDRKARRKAIDDFNAILVDMSKKGLSPEELRDIQERRLGLVGTHADVYKIRVETSNQRECGENRLAVEADHVPPKCVFQNALKTLQDPENVKLRENLKNKSPHLYALLDKNGDRGLCREVLKSHHEAGLTWRNRKESRIISEKLEEILISGDGEKLVKMSLLAANPVTSNSLREDAGILSLNISNMSRDATKRYHDVGDKLLVEGYYKKGVLNEEERHSIMDWLKGGNLYSKNTSEYKEMCRELRAQIQKHNNNSRK